A genome region from Thalassotalea euphylliae includes the following:
- the zapE gene encoding cell division protein ZapE, whose product MINLTPLQKYQQDLTRDDFQYDAAQENAVKHLQRVFDDLENKPLPVTGFKKVLNRWKRVVGKQAPSNVKGLYFWGGVGRGKTYLVDTFFDCLPFENKMRVHFHRFMHRVHDEMKTLAGQSDPLKIIAKRFADEACIICFDEFFVSDITDAMILGTLFEELFAHNVTLVATSNIIPDELYRNGLQRARFLPAIKLINENCEVVNVDSGVDYRLRTLEQAEIYHHPLDEQASRNLAQYFTQLSVEPGEKGRVIEINHRELTTVEESDGVVHFEFSELCESARSQSDYMELSRLYHTMLLANVTQMSVDCDDAARRFIALVDEFYERKVKLIISAEVAMDNLYSHGGLEFEFKRCLSRLQEMQSHDYLASEHLP is encoded by the coding sequence ATGATCAATTTGACGCCGCTGCAAAAATATCAACAAGACTTAACACGTGACGATTTTCAATACGATGCGGCGCAGGAGAATGCTGTTAAACATTTACAGCGTGTGTTTGATGACCTAGAAAACAAGCCTTTGCCTGTGACAGGCTTCAAAAAAGTGCTTAATCGTTGGAAGCGCGTAGTTGGTAAGCAAGCACCAAGCAACGTCAAAGGCCTGTACTTTTGGGGCGGTGTTGGGCGTGGTAAAACCTACTTGGTCGACACTTTCTTTGATTGCCTGCCGTTTGAAAATAAAATGCGCGTACATTTTCATCGCTTTATGCATCGCGTGCATGATGAAATGAAAACCTTAGCTGGGCAATCTGACCCACTGAAAATCATTGCTAAGCGTTTCGCTGATGAAGCCTGCATTATTTGTTTTGATGAGTTTTTTGTCTCTGACATTACCGATGCCATGATTTTAGGGACTTTATTCGAAGAGCTTTTTGCCCATAACGTCACCTTAGTGGCAACGTCGAACATCATCCCCGATGAGCTATATCGAAATGGTTTGCAGCGCGCGCGATTTTTGCCTGCAATTAAACTGATTAATGAAAACTGTGAAGTGGTTAATGTGGATAGCGGTGTTGATTATCGATTGCGGACGCTTGAACAAGCCGAAATTTATCATCACCCATTAGATGAACAAGCTAGTCGCAACCTTGCGCAGTATTTTACGCAGTTGTCAGTTGAACCGGGTGAAAAAGGTAGAGTCATTGAAATTAACCATCGCGAGCTGACCACCGTTGAAGAATCTGATGGGGTTGTGCATTTTGAATTTAGTGAGCTGTGTGAAAGTGCTCGCAGTCAAAGCGATTACATGGAGTTGAGCCGACTATACCATACTATGTTGCTAGCCAATGTAACGCAAATGAGCGTTGATTGTGATGACGCAGCACGCCGCTTTATTGCCTTGGTTGACGAATTTTACGAGCGCAAAGTAAAGCTGATTATTTCGGCCGAGGTGGCTATGGATAACTTATACAGCCATGGTGGTTTAGAGTTTGAATTTAAACGTTGCTTAAGCCGTTTACAGGAAATGCAATCACATGATTATCTGGCAAGTGAACACTTGCCTTAA
- a CDS encoding YhcB family protein — MTVVTSIALLLVGIVVGFIGGRFLSASAKENKALAEKVTKGEAALTQYQNDVAEHLDDSAKLLEQMNATCQKAMKQMEQSTALLQRATPTESEAMPFFSQETQEQLAQTVKLRHEKKPDFKEETTDEAPRDYSSNPSGLFDDKKQSVTNAE; from the coding sequence ATGACAGTTGTAACAAGTATCGCGCTTTTGTTAGTTGGCATCGTAGTTGGCTTTATTGGCGGTCGTTTTTTATCGGCATCTGCTAAAGAAAACAAAGCACTAGCGGAAAAGGTCACTAAAGGCGAAGCGGCTTTAACCCAATATCAAAACGATGTTGCTGAACATTTAGATGATTCTGCTAAGTTACTAGAGCAAATGAACGCAACCTGCCAGAAAGCGATGAAACAAATGGAGCAAAGTACTGCTTTATTACAACGCGCTACGCCAACAGAGAGCGAAGCCATGCCATTTTTCTCACAGGAAACTCAAGAACAGCTTGCACAAACCGTTAAGCTGCGTCATGAGAAAAAGCCTGACTTTAAAGAAGAAACTACAGATGAAGCACCTCGTGACTACTCAAGTAACCCAAGTGGTTTATTTGATGATAAGAAACAAAGTGTTACAAATGCCGAATAA
- a CDS encoding Do family serine endopeptidase, with protein sequence MKKLSLVISAALISSSIALSSSPAFANLPLAVEGKTLPSLAPMLERTTPAVVSISVKGTHEVNQRVPDAFRFFFGNPRRNQQPQERPFQGLGSGVIIDADEGYIVTNNHVVDEADEILVTLKDGRQLEAKKIGSDAESDIALLQVKDDDLTEIKVSDSDQLRVGDFAVAIGSPFGLGQTVTSGIVSALGRSGLNIENFEDFIQTDAAINSGNSGGALVNLRGELIGINTAILGPNGGNVGIGFAIPSNMMNNLVKQIIEFGEVRRGVLGVAGRSVNGEIAKAMALETTQGGFIEQVVADSAAAEAGIKAGDVITKVNGKMVKTFAELRGKIGSIGAGKKVKLTVIRDGKEKRFTVKLKQAESANVEAASIHRMLDGAELDNAADGKGIEITDVEDGSAAEAVGLQAGDVITGVNRKDIATIAELRNYLKDNTGVLALKVERGNRAMYLMIR encoded by the coding sequence ATGAAAAAATTGTCGTTAGTGATCAGCGCCGCATTAATTTCCAGTTCAATTGCGTTATCGTCAAGCCCAGCATTTGCCAACCTACCCCTTGCTGTTGAAGGCAAAACGTTACCAAGTTTAGCGCCTATGCTTGAGCGCACGACACCAGCGGTGGTTAGCATTTCGGTTAAAGGTACGCATGAGGTAAATCAGCGTGTACCAGATGCTTTCCGATTCTTCTTTGGTAATCCAAGACGTAACCAACAGCCGCAAGAGCGCCCATTCCAAGGGTTGGGCTCTGGCGTCATTATTGATGCAGATGAAGGTTATATCGTTACCAATAACCATGTGGTTGATGAAGCAGATGAAATATTAGTAACGTTAAAAGATGGTCGTCAGCTAGAAGCGAAAAAAATCGGCTCTGACGCCGAAAGCGATATCGCACTGCTACAAGTCAAAGACGATGATTTAACGGAAATTAAAGTATCCGACTCAGATCAATTGCGCGTTGGTGATTTTGCTGTCGCTATTGGTAGCCCATTTGGTCTAGGCCAAACCGTCACTTCAGGTATTGTTAGTGCTTTAGGTCGTAGCGGGTTAAATATCGAAAACTTCGAAGACTTTATCCAAACTGATGCCGCAATTAACAGTGGTAACTCAGGTGGCGCATTAGTCAATTTGCGCGGTGAATTAATTGGTATTAACACCGCAATTCTAGGTCCTAACGGCGGTAACGTCGGTATTGGTTTTGCCATTCCTAGTAACATGATGAACAACTTGGTCAAACAAATTATTGAGTTTGGTGAAGTTCGCCGCGGCGTACTTGGTGTTGCTGGCCGCAGTGTTAACGGAGAAATTGCTAAGGCAATGGCCTTAGAAACTACCCAAGGTGGCTTTATTGAGCAAGTGGTTGCAGATTCTGCCGCTGCAGAAGCGGGCATTAAAGCCGGTGATGTTATTACCAAAGTTAATGGCAAAATGGTGAAAACCTTCGCTGAGCTACGCGGTAAAATTGGCTCAATTGGCGCAGGTAAAAAAGTGAAGTTAACTGTCATTCGTGATGGCAAAGAAAAGCGCTTTACTGTGAAGCTAAAACAAGCTGAATCAGCCAATGTGGAAGCAGCCAGTATTCACCGTATGCTTGATGGCGCCGAGTTAGACAATGCCGCTGATGGCAAAGGCATTGAGATTACTGACGTTGAAGATGGCAGTGCGGCTGAGGCTGTCGGCCTACAAGCTGGTGATGTTATTACGGGGGTTAACCGCAAAGATATTGCCACCATTGCTGAGCTAAGAAACTACCTGAAAGACAACACGGGTGTATTAGCACTGAAAGTTGAACGTGGTAACCGTGCCATGTACTTAATGATTCGCTAA
- the yjgA gene encoding ribosome biogenesis factor YjgA: MHHLDHDIDEFDEDYVSKTDVKRYMHELQDLALTIIRLPKAKRNKLPLNEELQDAMVLADKILNKPDALKRHSRFVAKLLTEVDVDVLKAEMDALANKHQQQSKQHEKFELLRDQLLAGGNQEVEDLLAQCAGMERQKLRQLVRQASKEQANNKPSKSNRDLLAYIKAHYQG; this comes from the coding sequence ATGCACCACTTAGACCACGATATCGACGAATTCGATGAAGATTATGTAAGTAAAACTGATGTCAAACGCTACATGCATGAATTGCAGGATTTAGCCTTGACCATTATTCGTCTGCCTAAAGCGAAGCGCAATAAATTGCCACTAAACGAAGAGTTGCAAGATGCGATGGTTTTGGCTGATAAAATCCTTAATAAACCGGATGCGTTAAAACGTCATAGCCGTTTTGTTGCGAAATTGCTGACAGAGGTGGATGTTGATGTGCTTAAAGCGGAAATGGACGCATTAGCGAATAAGCATCAACAGCAAAGCAAGCAACACGAAAAGTTTGAACTACTGCGCGATCAATTACTGGCCGGCGGTAATCAAGAGGTTGAAGACTTATTGGCGCAGTGCGCGGGTATGGAACGTCAAAAGTTGAGGCAATTAGTTCGCCAAGCGTCTAAAGAGCAGGCCAACAATAAGCCTAGTAAGAGTAATCGAGATTTGCTGGCTTATATCAAAGCCCATTATCAAGGCTAG
- the pmbA gene encoding metalloprotease PmbA: protein MKEVDSINTQIDHVKGRVENALALAKNLGADNAEVALSRQQGLSVNTRMGEVENVEFTNDGALGITVYKDGRKGSASTADLSEEALNNAVKAAVDIAKYTSVDDCSGLADKDRLAMTPVELELYHPKALTTEEAIDIAKQCEDAALASDARITNSDGATLASFEGFKVYGNSHGQLVGYPSTRHSLSCVSIASDGDDMQRDYAYTVNRDFAQLDAPELVGQQAASEVISRLHAEKISTQKVPVMFRADIANTIFGHFIAAISGGNLYRKSSFLLDALGQPIFPEHLTISERPHLTKALASSSFDAEGVETVDREIISQGQLETYLLTSYSARKLGLQTTGHAGGIHNWLVTANGGDFDAMLKQLGTGLLVTELMGQGVNVVTGDYSRGAAGFWVENGKIAYPVSEITIAGKLQDMFKGIVSIGKDTDMRGSIRTGSLLIEEMQIAGN from the coding sequence ATGAAAGAAGTCGATAGCATTAACACCCAAATTGATCATGTTAAAGGTCGCGTAGAGAACGCGTTAGCACTCGCCAAAAATCTAGGTGCTGACAACGCAGAAGTTGCCTTAAGCCGTCAACAGGGGTTAAGTGTTAACACCCGCATGGGCGAAGTCGAAAATGTCGAATTTACCAATGACGGTGCCCTTGGTATTACAGTATACAAAGATGGACGCAAAGGTAGTGCTTCAACAGCTGATTTATCAGAAGAAGCGTTAAATAATGCAGTTAAGGCGGCTGTCGATATTGCCAAGTACACTTCAGTGGATGACTGTTCAGGTCTAGCAGATAAAGATCGCCTGGCAATGACGCCCGTTGAGTTAGAACTTTACCACCCGAAAGCGCTAACCACCGAAGAAGCCATCGACATTGCCAAGCAATGTGAAGATGCAGCACTAGCAAGTGATGCACGTATTACTAACTCTGATGGTGCAACACTAGCTAGCTTTGAAGGTTTTAAGGTTTACGGTAATAGCCACGGTCAATTAGTAGGTTATCCAAGTACACGTCATAGCCTTAGTTGTGTCAGTATCGCGTCAGATGGCGACGATATGCAGCGCGATTACGCTTATACGGTTAACCGCGACTTTGCGCAATTAGATGCACCAGAGCTTGTTGGCCAACAAGCAGCGAGCGAAGTTATTTCAAGGCTACATGCCGAGAAAATTAGCACTCAAAAAGTACCCGTCATGTTTCGTGCTGATATTGCTAATACCATTTTTGGTCATTTTATTGCAGCCATCAGCGGTGGTAATTTGTATCGCAAATCATCTTTCTTGTTAGATGCGTTAGGGCAACCTATTTTCCCAGAGCACCTAACGATCAGTGAACGCCCTCACCTAACCAAAGCATTAGCGAGTAGTAGTTTTGATGCAGAAGGCGTTGAAACTGTTGATCGCGAAATCATTAGCCAAGGACAATTAGAAACCTACCTTTTAACGAGCTATTCAGCGCGTAAGCTTGGCTTACAAACGACGGGGCACGCTGGTGGCATTCACAACTGGCTCGTTACCGCTAACGGTGGTGACTTTGACGCTATGCTGAAACAGCTTGGCACTGGCCTGTTAGTCACTGAATTAATGGGGCAAGGGGTGAATGTGGTCACTGGCGACTATTCGCGCGGTGCGGCAGGCTTTTGGGTTGAGAACGGTAAAATCGCTTACCCTGTGTCAGAAATCACCATCGCAGGTAAACTACAAGATATGTTTAAGGGCATTGTTTCGATTGGCAAAGACACCGATATGCGCGGTAGCATTCGCACGGGCTCGTTATTAATTGAAGAGATGCAAATCGCAGGTAACTAA
- the mgtE gene encoding magnesium transporter, with product MPEISEQEFNQQRLQEVNEALGSGMFVYVRKLLQKLPAYDLALILESSTVKSRPVLWQLIDPDHQGEVLEELNEEVRKGILKSMRPEKVAEVAEGMDVDDLAEVLRTLPDSVYQEVIQSMDTQDRARVETALSFEEDTAGGIMNTDTITIRPDVSVDVVLRYLRLKGELPEATDSFYVVDRHDRFIGAVSLSAIVTSKPETVVSNLIDADIEAVAPDMPENDVAALFERYDWISAPVVDEEGRLLGRITIDDVIDIIREEAEHSMMSMAGLDDEADTFAPVIKSTRQRSVWLGVNLITALLAVAVTSMFEGIFSQLAILAVLNSLVPSMGGVAGNQTLTLVIRGLALGHVGDSNARSLLYKELAVGFLNGLIWAFLIATVVAVWKQDLTLGGIIAFAMLMNLTAAGIAGVMIPLMLKRMNIDPALAGSVILTTITDVVGIFAFLGTATLLLT from the coding sequence ATGCCGGAAATATCAGAACAAGAATTTAATCAACAACGACTGCAAGAGGTAAACGAAGCACTTGGTAGTGGTATGTTCGTTTATGTTCGCAAACTACTGCAAAAATTGCCTGCCTATGATCTCGCGCTGATACTCGAATCCTCCACCGTTAAAAGCCGCCCTGTGTTGTGGCAACTTATCGATCCTGATCACCAAGGTGAAGTGCTTGAAGAGCTCAATGAAGAAGTGCGTAAGGGCATTTTGAAGAGCATGCGACCAGAAAAGGTTGCTGAAGTCGCTGAAGGGATGGATGTTGACGACTTAGCCGAAGTACTGCGTACCCTACCTGATAGTGTCTACCAAGAAGTCATACAAAGTATGGACACGCAAGACCGGGCTAGGGTCGAAACGGCGTTATCGTTCGAAGAAGATACCGCTGGTGGTATCATGAATACCGATACCATCACTATTCGCCCAGACGTATCCGTTGATGTGGTATTGCGCTATTTGCGCCTAAAAGGTGAATTGCCAGAAGCCACTGATAGTTTTTATGTGGTTGATCGCCACGATCGCTTTATTGGCGCGGTGTCGTTATCAGCCATCGTCACTTCAAAGCCTGAAACTGTCGTTTCTAATCTAATTGACGCAGATATTGAAGCGGTAGCCCCTGATATGCCTGAAAATGATGTTGCGGCATTATTTGAACGTTACGACTGGATTTCAGCGCCTGTTGTTGACGAAGAAGGGCGTTTGCTCGGTCGTATTACGATTGATGATGTGATTGATATTATTCGTGAAGAAGCAGAGCATTCAATGATGAGTATGGCGGGTCTTGATGACGAGGCCGATACTTTCGCGCCCGTCATCAAAAGTACGCGCCAGCGTTCCGTGTGGCTTGGTGTTAACTTGATCACTGCATTGCTCGCAGTTGCCGTAACTAGCATGTTCGAAGGCATATTTAGCCAACTAGCAATTCTTGCGGTATTGAACTCGCTGGTACCCAGTATGGGCGGTGTTGCGGGTAACCAAACATTAACCTTGGTTATTCGTGGTCTAGCGCTCGGTCATGTCGGTGATAGTAATGCCCGTTCCTTATTGTACAAAGAGCTAGCCGTTGGCTTTTTAAACGGCTTAATTTGGGCGTTTTTAATAGCGACAGTGGTGGCAGTGTGGAAGCAAGATTTGACGCTTGGCGGCATTATTGCTTTTGCCATGCTAATGAACTTGACCGCAGCGGGGATCGCTGGAGTGATGATTCCGCTGATGTTAAAACGAATGAATATTGACCCAGCACTGGCGGGCAGTGTCATTCTGACGACAATTACCGATGTTGTGGGGATATTTGCTTTCCTAGGTACAGCGACACTATTACTGACTTAA
- a CDS encoding HPr family phosphocarrier protein produces the protein MASVSKDIEIINKLGLHARAATKLAQLSQQFSAQITLALDGNSADASSIMAIMLLAGGQGKVVKVTADGDDAEQALASVCQLINQRFDEAE, from the coding sequence ATGGCAAGCGTATCCAAAGATATTGAAATCATTAATAAACTGGGATTACACGCCCGTGCCGCCACTAAGCTTGCGCAATTAAGCCAACAATTTAGTGCACAAATTACCTTAGCCTTAGATGGCAATAGCGCTGATGCGAGTAGCATCATGGCAATCATGTTGCTCGCGGGTGGCCAAGGTAAAGTTGTAAAGGTAACTGCCGATGGTGATGATGCCGAGCAAGCCCTAGCAAGTGTTTGCCAACTCATCAACCAGCGCTTCGATGAAGCAGAATAA
- the rapZ gene encoding RNase adapter RapZ, with protein MKLIIVSGRSGSGKSVALRVLEDLGYYCVDNIPVNLLPALTHTVINEYENVGVSLDVRNLPAEPKDVHEILDYLPAAVELTILYLDANDNDLIRRFSETRRLHPLIRQNIALDQALELEKKLLEPVSTRADLYMNTSQLSPHQLADLVRERILGKKTGAMVLVFESFGFKHGIPADADYVFDARFLPNPFWDKELKSQTGLDQPVRDFLASQPIVTKFVWQINSFLMTWLPHLERNNRSYVTIAIGCTGGKHRSVYIAELLAGNFRKEREDVQSRHRDIEIKST; from the coding sequence ATGAAACTTATTATCGTCAGTGGTCGTTCAGGCTCTGGCAAATCTGTTGCGCTCAGAGTTCTGGAAGATTTAGGATATTACTGCGTTGATAATATTCCAGTTAACTTACTACCTGCGCTTACCCATACAGTAATCAACGAATACGAAAACGTTGGTGTATCGCTCGATGTTCGTAATTTGCCGGCTGAGCCCAAAGACGTTCATGAGATTCTAGATTATCTGCCTGCTGCCGTAGAGCTGACCATTCTGTACCTTGATGCTAACGACAACGACCTAATCCGTCGTTTTAGCGAAACACGCCGTTTGCACCCGCTGATCAGACAAAATATCGCACTTGACCAAGCATTAGAATTAGAGAAAAAACTGCTTGAGCCTGTTTCAACTCGCGCTGACTTATATATGAATACTAGCCAGCTATCGCCGCACCAGTTAGCCGATCTCGTACGTGAACGCATACTTGGTAAGAAAACAGGGGCTATGGTGCTAGTGTTTGAATCCTTTGGCTTTAAACACGGTATTCCTGCTGATGCTGATTACGTGTTTGATGCACGATTCCTCCCTAATCCGTTCTGGGACAAAGAGTTAAAATCGCAAACTGGCTTAGACCAACCCGTCCGTGACTTTCTCGCTAGCCAGCCGATTGTCACTAAGTTTGTTTGGCAAATTAATAGTTTTTTAATGACTTGGTTGCCGCACCTAGAGCGAAATAACCGTAGTTATGTGACAATAGCGATTGGTTGTACTGGTGGTAAGCATCGTTCAGTCTATATTGCTGAATTACTTGCTGGAAACTTCCGCAAAGAGCGTGAAGATGTGCAATCGCGTCATCGCGATATTGAGATAAAAAGTACTTAA
- the ptsN gene encoding PTS IIA-like nitrogen regulatory protein PtsN: protein MKLQDILTEDCTSCAVPLSSKKKILEQICSIATSHIPEHSTFELLQSLLAREKMGSTGIGNGIAIPHGRLTGTNQVVAVLMTTEQPVAFDAIDNRAVDIFVALFVPEDCCKDHLSTLQSIAKLLSNKQINKKIRKCTSNHELYELINQAE from the coding sequence ATGAAGCTGCAAGATATACTAACCGAGGACTGCACATCCTGTGCAGTCCCACTGTCAAGCAAAAAGAAAATCCTCGAGCAAATTTGCAGTATTGCAACTAGTCACATCCCTGAACACTCAACATTTGAATTGCTGCAAAGTTTGCTGGCTCGTGAAAAAATGGGCAGCACAGGCATTGGCAATGGTATTGCAATACCACACGGTCGCCTTACTGGCACGAATCAAGTTGTGGCAGTACTGATGACCACTGAACAGCCAGTGGCGTTTGATGCGATTGATAACCGCGCTGTTGATATCTTCGTGGCGTTATTTGTGCCTGAAGACTGTTGTAAAGATCACTTATCCACGCTGCAAAGTATTGCTAAGCTGCTTAGCAACAAACAAATCAATAAAAAAATTCGTAAATGTACTAGTAATCATGAACTTTACGAGTTGATTAACCAAGCGGAATAA